The following coding sequences are from one Streptomyces sp. NBC_01485 window:
- a CDS encoding rod shape-determining protein yields the protein MTASLEQLRRCHFAVDLGAARTRVYVKGAGLVVDQPSAAAVNTRTGALIAVGEFAEKMTGRTPHYIRVVRPVSGGTVVDIEMAQRMLRHLLGDKIRRQLRRKPFLRGAACTPHDADPLAQRAAIETLVGLGARRVELVDTLIAAAVGCGLPVERPEATMIMVCGAAATQVAVLSLGSIVTAERIPVGGEAVDHAIVQHLRHEHELMLPSQSVRPLQVALSGNGLTPHGPTSTEIHGRDVATGLARSVRVDTAAVRDAIETPLTAVLDGIGRVLRECPPDLVADLADRGIMMVGGSALLPGFDQMLRQATGMPVHIAERPDICAAQGLGAMLEGKIAPLTLEPIATT from the coding sequence ATGACCGCCAGTCTGGAGCAGCTACGCCGCTGCCACTTCGCCGTCGACCTCGGAGCGGCGCGGACGCGGGTGTACGTGAAGGGGGCCGGGCTCGTCGTCGACCAGCCGTCCGCCGCCGCCGTGAACACCCGCACCGGCGCGCTGATCGCGGTCGGCGAGTTCGCCGAGAAGATGACGGGACGCACCCCGCACTACATCCGCGTCGTGCGCCCGGTCTCCGGCGGCACGGTCGTCGACATCGAGATGGCGCAGCGCATGCTGCGGCACCTGCTCGGCGACAAGATCCGCCGCCAGTTGCGCCGCAAGCCGTTCCTGCGCGGCGCCGCCTGCACCCCGCACGACGCCGACCCGCTCGCCCAGCGCGCCGCGATCGAGACGCTGGTCGGGCTCGGCGCGCGGCGCGTGGAACTCGTCGACACGCTGATCGCCGCCGCCGTCGGCTGCGGGCTGCCCGTCGAACGCCCCGAGGCCACCATGATCATGGTGTGCGGCGCGGCCGCGACCCAGGTCGCCGTGCTCTCCCTGGGCTCGATCGTGACCGCCGAGCGGATCCCGGTCGGCGGCGAGGCCGTGGACCACGCGATCGTCCAACACCTGCGCCACGAGCACGAGTTGATGCTGCCGAGCCAGTCCGTACGCCCCCTGCAGGTCGCCCTCAGCGGCAACGGTCTCACCCCGCACGGGCCCACCTCCACCGAGATCCACGGGCGGGACGTCGCCACCGGTCTCGCCCGCTCCGTGCGGGTCGACACCGCGGCCGTACGGGACGCCATCGAGACCCCGCTGACCGCCGTCCTCGACGGCATCGGCCGGGTGCTGCGCGAGTGCCCGCCCGACCTGGTGGCCGACCTCGCCGACCGCGGGATCATGATGGTCGGCGGCTCCGCCCTGCTGCCCGGCTTCGACCAGATGCTGCGCCAGGCCACCGGCATGCCGGTGCACATCGCCGAACGGCCCGACATCTGCGCCGCCCAGGGCCTGGGCGCCATGCTGGAGGGCAAGATCGCGCCACTCACCCTGGAGCCGATCGCCACCACCTGA
- a CDS encoding TetR/AcrR family transcriptional regulator, protein MGRPRTPLLDRERITTTALQLVAEHGDFSVPQIAKRLGAQTGSVYHHVDGRDGIVEMLRERVASAIDPGTLDVRPWDAALEAWARSYRAAFAAHPKAIPLLMTSPVRAPRVLEQYERAVTLLLNADFALVDVMPLIIALENLVLGSALDLAAPETMWVMTESTPTPRLAEALAVVGEGRANRAFEVGLEGLLNHARALRPAG, encoded by the coding sequence ATGGGACGGCCGCGCACACCGCTCCTCGACCGTGAGCGCATCACCACGACGGCGCTGCAACTCGTCGCCGAGCACGGCGACTTCAGCGTGCCGCAGATCGCGAAGCGGCTCGGGGCGCAGACCGGGTCGGTGTATCACCACGTGGACGGCCGGGACGGCATCGTGGAAATGCTGCGCGAGCGGGTCGCGTCCGCGATCGACCCCGGCACGCTGGACGTGAGGCCGTGGGACGCGGCCCTGGAGGCCTGGGCCCGCTCGTACCGGGCCGCGTTCGCCGCACACCCGAAGGCGATCCCCCTGCTGATGACCTCACCCGTACGAGCGCCCCGGGTACTGGAGCAGTACGAGCGCGCGGTGACGCTGCTGCTGAACGCGGACTTCGCACTCGTCGACGTGATGCCGCTGATCATCGCCCTGGAGAACCTGGTCCTGGGCTCGGCCCTCGACCTCGCGGCGCCGGAGACGATGTGGGTCATGACGGAGTCGACACCGACTCCTCGGCTGGCCGAGGCCCTGGCCGTGGTGGGCGAGGGGCGCGCGAATCGGGCGTTCGAGGTGGGCCTGGAGGGGCTCCTGAACCACGCGAGAGCCTTGCGACCGGCCGGGTGA
- a CDS encoding LLM class flavin-dependent oxidoreductase, with translation MPNVRIGVMYDRDWAPEGLPGFARQAEALGVDDLWVVEDLGWNGGVSAAAVALGATERLRVGLGIAPAPLRSPALLAMELATLARVFPGRLVAGVGHGVREWMVSVGVAPRSPLALLEETITSVRALLRGERVELDGREVRLDGVQLVHPPVQVPPVVAGVVRPRSLELSGRVADGTLIAEGHGPSDLENTRALTAKGGAGPDHTLTVLSFACVGDDPDEVARTLHPHTEGHGAWLGRPQEEVFTVSGTPAQAVGDIHALAASGADTVVLRIVGAEPLRQLEAVLDSLGRPRTPAPTAN, from the coding sequence GTGCCGAACGTACGGATCGGTGTCATGTACGACCGCGACTGGGCGCCGGAAGGGCTGCCCGGGTTCGCGCGGCAGGCCGAGGCGCTCGGGGTGGACGATCTGTGGGTCGTCGAGGATCTCGGGTGGAACGGCGGGGTGTCGGCGGCGGCCGTGGCGTTGGGGGCGACCGAGCGGCTGCGGGTGGGGCTCGGGATCGCACCGGCGCCGTTGCGCAGTCCGGCGCTGCTGGCGATGGAACTGGCCACGCTGGCCCGGGTGTTCCCCGGCCGGCTCGTGGCCGGGGTCGGGCACGGGGTGCGGGAGTGGATGGTGTCGGTCGGCGTCGCGCCCCGGTCACCGCTGGCCCTGCTGGAGGAGACGATCACCTCCGTGCGCGCGCTGCTGCGCGGGGAGCGGGTCGAGCTGGACGGGCGTGAAGTGCGGCTGGACGGCGTCCAGTTGGTGCACCCGCCGGTTCAGGTGCCGCCGGTGGTGGCGGGTGTGGTCCGGCCCCGGTCCCTCGAACTGTCCGGCCGCGTCGCGGACGGCACCCTGATCGCCGAGGGCCACGGCCCGAGCGACCTCGAGAACACCCGCGCCCTGACGGCGAAGGGCGGCGCCGGGCCCGACCACACCCTGACGGTCCTCTCCTTCGCGTGCGTCGGCGACGACCCCGACGAGGTCGCCCGCACCCTCCACCCCCACACCGAGGGCCACGGCGCCTGGCTGGGCCGCCCGCAGGAGGAGGTGTTCACCGTCTCCGGAACACCCGCGCAGGCCGTCGGCGACATCCACGCCCTGGCGGCGTCCGGCGCGGACACGGTCGTCCTGCGTATCGTCGGCGCGGAGCCGCTCCGCCAACTCGAAGCCGTACTGGACTCCCTCGGCCGCCCTCGGACACCGGCGCCGACCGCGAACTGA
- a CDS encoding amidohydrolase, whose product MPAPDLILTGAKVRTLDPALPYATAVAVRDGVIAAIGDESDVRDWRGPGTEVVPLEGAHLVPGLVDAHSHPVWGLDMATGVDLSGVADLAGLRAALAGAERIDGWVLGFGLDHNAFEGRPIDRALVEDAVGGAAAFLRLYDGHSALATGAALAAAGVTGPRDFTQRSEVVCDASGRPTGHLVEHAAMELLTAVMPRPSYTARRARLIELLTAMAATGLTGAHVMDAGDQELVDSVARETVLPVRLRFAPWCMPGVDEAGLEELIALQGRAGRHWQVGGVKFFMDGTVEGGTAWLEHADCHGQGTEAFWPDPEAYAAAVRRLDAAGVSTATHAIGDAAVRHVLDVVAGLGPSARGRHRIEHIETAPDDLLPRFAELGVAASMQPPHTAYTRADGTDEWSRRLGTARAGHAWRLRDLRDAGATVALGSDWPIAHYDVRAVLAAARAPRGAASTRAGLTGLEALEGCTTHAARAAGESGTAGRIAPGHRADLTALTLDPVEAPADELAQAPVRLTVTGGYVAHRER is encoded by the coding sequence ATGCCTGCCCCCGACCTGATCCTCACCGGCGCCAAGGTGCGCACCCTCGACCCCGCCCTGCCCTACGCCACCGCTGTCGCCGTACGCGACGGGGTGATCGCCGCGATCGGAGACGAGAGCGACGTACGCGACTGGCGAGGGCCGGGCACGGAGGTCGTACCTCTGGAGGGGGCGCATCTCGTGCCCGGACTCGTGGACGCGCACAGTCACCCCGTGTGGGGGCTGGACATGGCGACCGGTGTCGATCTGTCGGGAGTGGCGGACCTGGCGGGGCTGCGGGCCGCCCTCGCGGGGGCCGAGCGGATCGACGGGTGGGTGCTCGGCTTCGGCCTCGACCACAACGCGTTCGAAGGCCGGCCCATCGACCGCGCGCTCGTCGAGGACGCGGTGGGCGGAGCCGCGGCCTTCCTGCGCCTCTACGACGGCCACTCCGCCCTCGCGACCGGCGCGGCGCTCGCCGCGGCCGGCGTGACCGGGCCGCGGGACTTCACCCAGCGTTCCGAGGTGGTCTGCGACGCGTCGGGCCGGCCCACCGGACACCTCGTCGAGCACGCCGCGATGGAGCTGCTCACGGCCGTCATGCCCCGGCCGTCGTACACCGCCCGTCGCGCCCGCCTGATCGAGCTCCTGACGGCGATGGCGGCGACCGGTCTGACCGGGGCGCACGTCATGGACGCCGGTGATCAGGAGCTGGTCGACTCCGTGGCCCGTGAGACGGTGCTGCCGGTGCGGCTGCGGTTCGCGCCCTGGTGCATGCCGGGGGTGGACGAGGCGGGTCTGGAGGAACTGATCGCCCTCCAGGGCCGAGCAGGCCGGCACTGGCAGGTCGGCGGGGTCAAGTTCTTCATGGACGGCACCGTGGAGGGCGGCACGGCCTGGCTGGAGCACGCCGACTGCCACGGCCAGGGCACCGAGGCGTTCTGGCCGGACCCCGAGGCGTACGCCGCCGCCGTACGGCGGCTGGATGCCGCCGGGGTCAGCACGGCCACGCACGCCATCGGTGACGCGGCGGTACGGCACGTTCTGGACGTGGTGGCGGGGCTGGGGCCGAGCGCGCGGGGGCGGCACCGGATCGAGCACATCGAGACGGCGCCGGACGACCTGCTGCCCCGTTTCGCGGAGCTGGGGGTGGCCGCGTCCATGCAGCCACCGCACACCGCGTACACACGGGCCGACGGCACGGACGAGTGGTCCCGCCGTCTGGGCACCGCCCGCGCCGGTCACGCCTGGCGCCTGCGCGACCTGCGCGACGCGGGCGCGACGGTGGCCCTGGGTTCGGACTGGCCCATCGCCCACTACGACGTACGAGCCGTCCTGGCCGCGGCACGGGCGCCGAGGGGCGCGGCTTCGACGCGGGCGGGACTGACCGGGCTGGAGGCGCTGGAAGGCTGCACGACCCACGCGGCACGGGCGGCGGGGGAAAGCGGGACGGCGGGCCGTATCGCCCCCGGCCACCGCGCCGACCTGACGGCTCTGACCCTGGATCCGGTCGAGGCGCCGGCGGACGAGCTGGCTCAGGCGCCGGTACGGCTGACCGTCACCGGGGGGTACGTGGCACACCGGGAGCGGTGA
- a CDS encoding APC family permease, whose amino-acid sequence MSVTTPDASEESAPPTTATLRSGSLGTADIAFFVISAAAPLTVMAGVAPLAILLGGIGAPAGYLIAGITLAVFAVGFTTMSRHVKSGGAFYAYITRGLGRPVGIGAALLALIGYNGMEIGIYGLLASATTSSLHALFSVDVSWLPISLAGLLLVGYGGFRSVNFGAKLLGVLLVAETGILVLLAGGVLIKGGAHGLSGVSFGAGHVFVSGMAVVMAFAFAAFTGFESTVIYRREARDPDRTVPRATYVAIGFLGVFYAFIVWIVIQAFGNEEVIAAAAKDPSGLFFSAITTYVGGWAADLMHLFIITSILACLLAFHNAINRYALSLAEEGVLPRTLGRIHSRHRSPYVAGIAQTALGAVVVIAFWAAGADPYQRLLLWVNTPGMIGLFVLQLLAAIAVPCYFRRVRHQEGVLRTVVAPVLAAVILATVIGLVVTHIDLFTGASPTVNTVLILMAPATFVVGLVLAWWLRRARPQVYANFAAEPAEPAE is encoded by the coding sequence ATGTCCGTGACCACCCCCGACGCCTCCGAGGAGAGCGCGCCGCCCACCACGGCGACCCTCCGTTCCGGCTCCCTCGGCACCGCTGACATCGCCTTCTTCGTCATCTCCGCAGCCGCCCCGCTCACCGTCATGGCCGGCGTCGCCCCGCTCGCGATCCTGCTCGGCGGCATCGGCGCCCCCGCCGGCTACCTCATCGCCGGCATCACCCTCGCGGTCTTCGCCGTCGGCTTCACCACCATGAGCCGCCACGTGAAAAGCGGCGGCGCCTTCTACGCCTACATCACCCGTGGCCTGGGCAGACCCGTCGGCATCGGCGCCGCTCTGCTCGCCCTCATCGGCTACAACGGCATGGAGATCGGCATCTACGGCCTCCTCGCCAGCGCCACCACGAGCAGCCTGCACGCCCTCTTCTCCGTGGACGTGTCCTGGCTGCCGATCTCCCTCGCCGGCCTGCTGCTGGTCGGCTACGGCGGTTTCCGCTCCGTCAACTTCGGCGCCAAACTCCTGGGCGTCCTGCTTGTCGCCGAAACCGGCATCCTGGTGCTCCTCGCGGGCGGCGTGCTGATCAAGGGCGGTGCGCACGGGTTGTCCGGTGTCTCCTTCGGCGCGGGCCACGTCTTCGTCTCCGGCATGGCCGTCGTCATGGCCTTCGCCTTCGCCGCCTTCACCGGGTTCGAGTCGACCGTCATCTACCGGCGGGAGGCGCGCGACCCGGACCGCACGGTGCCGCGCGCGACCTACGTGGCCATCGGGTTCCTCGGCGTCTTCTACGCGTTCATCGTCTGGATCGTCATCCAGGCGTTCGGGAACGAGGAAGTGATCGCGGCCGCGGCCAAGGATCCGAGCGGCCTGTTCTTCTCCGCCATCACCACCTACGTCGGCGGCTGGGCGGCCGACCTGATGCACCTCTTCATCATCACCAGCATCCTCGCCTGCCTGCTCGCCTTCCACAACGCGATCAACCGGTATGCCCTCTCCCTCGCCGAAGAGGGAGTCCTGCCGAGGACGCTGGGCCGCATCCACTCGCGTCACCGTTCCCCCTACGTCGCCGGAATCGCCCAGACCGCCCTCGGCGCGGTCGTCGTCATCGCCTTCTGGGCTGCCGGTGCCGATCCTTACCAACGGCTGCTCCTCTGGGTCAACACCCCGGGAATGATCGGCCTGTTCGTGCTCCAGTTGCTCGCCGCGATCGCCGTTCCCTGCTACTTCCGGCGGGTACGCCACCAGGAGGGCGTCCTTCGCACGGTCGTCGCCCCGGTCCTCGCCGCTGTGATCCTGGCGACGGTGATTGGGCTCGTCGTCACCCACATCGACCTGTTCACCGGTGCCTCGCCCACCGTCAACACCGTCCTGATCCTCATGGCCCCCGCCACGTTCGTCGTAGGTCTGGTCCTCGCGTGGTGGCTGCGCCGCGCACGACCGCAGGTGTACGCGAACTTCGCCGCCGAACCTGCCGAACCCGCCGAATAG
- a CDS encoding transcriptional regulator, which yields MSTDAPDPLAGFDATVHAPNRLRICALLDTAGEAEFGLVQRQLGVSASVLSKHVTVLIDAGYVEQRKAAHDTRRVWLRLTRQGRDAYQGHLAALRAIVGPPDPAP from the coding sequence ATGAGCACCGACGCCCCCGACCCGCTGGCGGGTTTCGACGCCACCGTCCACGCCCCGAACCGGCTGCGCATCTGCGCCCTCCTGGACACGGCGGGCGAGGCGGAGTTCGGCCTCGTCCAACGGCAACTCGGCGTCTCCGCCTCCGTGTTGAGTAAGCACGTCACCGTCCTGATCGACGCCGGCTACGTCGAACAGCGCAAGGCCGCCCACGACACCCGCCGCGTATGGCTCCGCCTGACCCGCCAGGGCCGGGACGCCTACCAAGGCCATCTCGCGGCGCTGCGGGCGATCGTGGGACCACCGGATCCGGCCCCCTGA
- a CDS encoding FAD-dependent oxidoreductase — protein sequence MARFLVIGGGIAGTAAALALHKAGLEVAVYEAHPDSAEDIGAFLTLASNGLRALAQLDATPAVTALGFPLTSMRVVDATGAEVAHVPLGEADDPALRYRCLRRGELGAALQAEAVRRGIAVVHGARLASVEDGPDGVTAHFADGSTASGDLLIGADGLNSAVRRTTTPTAQPRYAGQHVFYGYTNAAPEAVQAGQEDAACITMTRGSTAAFGHTTSPDGETYWFARVSAPEPLTADELTDAAPTHWRDLLLPLLRKDPTPAAGIVAATTAPVLVTNATEMPNGAPWRTGRTLLVGDAAHAASPATGQGASLALEDAVILAKCLRDTPDLDSALPLYEALRRPRVEHNTTASGNISRGTQRPPRPTGATPAPAPRPGDDELIRQLDWPSTVPNQ from the coding sequence ATGGCACGTTTCCTGGTCATCGGCGGCGGCATCGCCGGCACGGCGGCGGCTCTGGCGCTGCACAAGGCGGGCCTGGAGGTCGCCGTGTACGAGGCGCACCCCGACTCCGCCGAGGACATCGGCGCGTTCCTCACCCTCGCGAGCAACGGCCTGCGGGCCCTCGCGCAGCTCGACGCCACCCCCGCGGTCACCGCGCTCGGGTTCCCGCTCACCTCGATGCGCGTCGTGGACGCGACCGGCGCCGAGGTGGCACACGTCCCGCTCGGCGAGGCCGACGACCCCGCGCTGCGGTACCGGTGCCTGCGCCGCGGCGAACTCGGCGCGGCCCTGCAGGCGGAGGCGGTGCGCCGCGGCATCGCCGTCGTCCACGGCGCCCGTCTCGCCTCCGTCGAGGACGGCCCCGACGGCGTCACCGCGCACTTCGCCGACGGCAGCACGGCGTCGGGCGACCTGCTCATCGGCGCCGACGGCCTCAACTCCGCCGTCCGCCGCACAACCACCCCCACCGCACAGCCCCGTTACGCCGGACAGCACGTCTTCTACGGCTACACGAACGCAGCGCCGGAGGCCGTGCAGGCCGGTCAGGAAGATGCGGCGTGCATCACGATGACGCGCGGCAGCACAGCCGCCTTCGGCCATACGACGTCACCCGACGGCGAGACGTACTGGTTCGCCCGCGTCTCCGCCCCCGAACCCCTCACCGCCGACGAGCTGACCGACGCCGCCCCCACCCATTGGCGCGACCTGCTGCTCCCGCTGCTGCGCAAGGACCCCACCCCGGCCGCAGGCATCGTCGCGGCCACCACGGCCCCCGTCCTGGTCACCAACGCCACCGAGATGCCCAACGGCGCCCCCTGGCGCACCGGGCGCACCCTCCTCGTCGGAGACGCGGCCCACGCCGCCTCCCCCGCGACGGGACAGGGCGCCTCCCTGGCCCTGGAGGACGCGGTGATCCTCGCCAAGTGCCTACGCGACACACCGGACCTCGACTCCGCACTCCCCCTCTACGAGGCACTGCGCCGCCCGCGCGTCGAACACAACACCACCGCCAGCGGCAACATCTCCCGCGGCACCCAGCGCCCACCCCGCCCCACCGGAGCAACGCCCGCACCGGCGCCCCGTCCCGGCGACGACGAACTCATCCGCCAACTGGACTGGCCCTCCACCGTTCCTAATCAGTGA
- a CDS encoding winged helix-turn-helix domain-containing protein, with amino-acid sequence MERAPEQLGAWLEGRRRRLGLSQTQLAELALVSTRSIRDIEHGRARSPRSLSVLRLMAALGPEAEPEPVGGPEPVRLDVLGPLVLRVAGRPVESGAPKQSCLLALLGLHPGVPVSRDEIVDVLWDGRPPASRLNVVHTYVSRLRHLLAPAARPEDGPAGVLRRTRTGYLLQLDEDRCDAAKFTALAARVSPTACSPTPSGDGDPSQMYATAQGALRLWRGAVLQDMPSRVREHPPTVGHAVTAPGVPRTPR; translated from the coding sequence TTGGAGCGCGCGCCTGAGCAGTTGGGGGCCTGGCTCGAAGGCCGCCGGAGACGGCTGGGGCTGAGTCAGACGCAGCTTGCGGAGCTGGCCCTTGTCAGCACGCGCAGCATCCGCGACATCGAGCACGGCCGGGCACGCTCCCCGCGCAGCCTCTCGGTGCTCAGGCTGATGGCGGCACTGGGTCCGGAGGCCGAACCGGAGCCGGTCGGCGGCCCGGAACCGGTCAGGCTGGACGTCCTCGGTCCCCTCGTCCTGCGCGTGGCCGGACGACCCGTGGAGTCCGGCGCGCCGAAGCAGAGCTGCCTGCTCGCCCTGCTGGGCCTGCATCCGGGTGTGCCCGTGTCCCGGGACGAGATCGTCGACGTCCTGTGGGACGGCCGCCCTCCCGCCAGCCGTCTGAACGTGGTGCACACCTATGTGTCCCGGTTGCGCCACCTGCTGGCCCCGGCGGCCCGCCCCGAGGACGGGCCCGCCGGCGTGCTGCGCCGGACCCGCACCGGCTACCTGCTGCAACTGGACGAGGACCGGTGCGACGCGGCGAAGTTCACCGCCCTGGCCGCCCGGGTCTCCCCCACCGCCTGCTCCCCCACCCCGTCCGGCGACGGCGACCCCAGCCAGATGTACGCCACCGCGCAGGGCGCGCTGCGGTTGTGGCGCGGCGCGGTCCTCCAGGACATGCCGTCCCGGGTACGCGAGCATCCCCCGACCGTCGGCCACGCCGTCACCGCTCCCGGTGTGCCACGTACCCCCCGGTGA
- a CDS encoding alpha-1,2-mannosidase, with product MSLQATFADFSVEPALLSNAEVQRHGCGFAGDHLALDAGGSVTLEFEVVDPEAIPQATLTVTGLVSRLGSSPGYAPIDVLLQGEALAEELTVPGGGDLPTDNVFAVPARLLKPGGNTLEIRTSAEARSMFWLYRITLDSIDERGRSERARAAQAAQDSVFAYRTELRAPFADTSSSSSESWEVGPRLLFHIDRDEHSLPAQLNWRAADGAESAISFQSNMSGFHGSHRAADGTVYEYRGHLNGSWAFPEGLDDASESRLHRFRTEEGWGGGWHASHELRLLVDDGPVPVERVSWRDQRGNSGVVMLQSATGDLKVTGVAASEEFDGGGEGAANLLDDARNKWLAFDDTALLDFTLARPAVVSSYSLRSANDAPGRDPRDWTLLGSFDGHTWTPLDTRTGETFTSRFQTRDFVVRGAAHTTAYRHYRLEISSNSGSNETQLAQVRFVEAPTGQGFVGYYQRYNEGPIGYRGTPVPAPKADGVPATSVAADLEAAVQSLTDTAQTLAALAARLRGR from the coding sequence ATGAGCTTGCAGGCCACCTTCGCGGACTTCTCCGTCGAGCCGGCTCTTCTGTCCAACGCCGAGGTCCAGCGCCATGGGTGCGGGTTCGCCGGGGATCATCTGGCGTTGGACGCGGGCGGGAGCGTGACGTTGGAGTTCGAGGTGGTGGATCCGGAGGCGATACCGCAGGCGACGCTCACCGTCACGGGCCTTGTCTCCAGGCTCGGTTCCTCACCGGGGTACGCCCCGATCGACGTACTGCTCCAGGGCGAGGCGCTGGCCGAGGAACTCACCGTGCCCGGCGGCGGTGACCTTCCGACGGACAACGTGTTCGCGGTGCCCGCGCGGCTGCTGAAGCCGGGCGGCAACACCCTGGAGATACGTACCTCGGCCGAGGCGCGCAGCATGTTCTGGCTCTACCGGATCACCCTCGACTCCATCGACGAGCGGGGCCGCTCGGAGCGCGCGCGGGCGGCACAGGCCGCCCAGGACTCGGTCTTCGCCTACCGCACCGAACTCCGCGCCCCCTTCGCCGACACTTCCTCCTCGTCCTCCGAGTCCTGGGAGGTGGGTCCGCGGCTGCTGTTCCACATCGACCGGGACGAGCACTCGCTGCCCGCGCAGCTCAACTGGCGTGCGGCGGACGGCGCTGAGTCGGCCATCAGCTTCCAGTCCAACATGTCCGGCTTCCATGGCAGTCACCGTGCCGCCGACGGCACCGTCTACGAGTACCGCGGTCACCTCAACGGCAGTTGGGCGTTCCCCGAGGGGCTCGACGACGCCTCGGAGTCCCGTCTGCACCGCTTCCGCACGGAGGAGGGCTGGGGCGGCGGCTGGCACGCCTCGCACGAGCTGCGGCTGCTGGTGGACGACGGACCGGTTCCCGTCGAGCGGGTGTCCTGGCGCGACCAGCGCGGCAACTCCGGCGTGGTCATGCTGCAGTCCGCGACGGGCGACCTCAAGGTGACCGGCGTGGCGGCGAGCGAGGAGTTCGACGGCGGTGGGGAGGGCGCGGCCAACCTCCTGGACGACGCCCGGAACAAGTGGCTGGCCTTCGACGACACCGCCCTGCTCGACTTCACCCTCGCCCGCCCCGCCGTCGTCTCGTCGTACTCCCTGAGGTCGGCGAACGACGCCCCCGGCCGCGACCCCCGCGACTGGACGCTCCTCGGCTCCTTCGACGGCCACACCTGGACGCCGCTGGACACCCGCACCGGCGAGACCTTCACCAGCCGCTTCCAGACCAGGGACTTCGTCGTACGGGGCGCCGCCCACACCACGGCCTACCGCCACTATCGTCTGGAGATCAGTTCCAACTCCGGCTCGAACGAGACCCAGCTCGCCCAGGTCCGTTTCGTCGAAGCCCCCACCGGTCAGGGGTTCGTCGGCTACTACCAGCGCTACAACGAGGGTCCCATCGGCTATCGCGGTACGCCGGTCCCCGCGCCCAAGGCCGACGGCGTCCCCGCGACCAGCGTGGCGGCGGACCTGGAGGCGGCCGTGCAGTCCCTGACCGACACCGCCCAGACCCTGGCCGCGCTGGCGGCCCGCCTCCGCGGCAGGTGA
- a CDS encoding glycoside hydrolase family 5 protein, with the protein MRHTPASASRSPRLRAALVAVAVAAVSGSTLAATPASASARPAMDTTQFKGVNWADPRDNFADDYLQLSGLSTKDTYRQTYAKATRIISAFRANLGANTVRLPINPYTVNGAYWKSYRGVIDAASDQGFKVIVSYWEGTGDRKDGFIDDTATYWPMWKTVVKAYKNDKRVYFEPMNEPHGYTDTEWADIAAKWLTRYKSVPRNRVFVSGAGYNDHVTTVCADPRLKGTYLSLHHYGFWKEYATYDQWVADLKVRIGDCANRTVADEFGAPMTDGLNYNVKTPDNNFINYVQAVTDTFRELKMGSVYWPGLRTDDTYSLQKLVGPVNRPWLTTTNQSGADRLAWAWGRGKPVKG; encoded by the coding sequence ATGCGTCACACCCCCGCCAGCGCCTCCCGCTCCCCCCGCCTGCGCGCCGCTCTCGTCGCGGTCGCCGTCGCCGCGGTGAGCGGCAGCACCCTCGCCGCCACCCCCGCCTCGGCCAGCGCCCGCCCGGCCATGGACACGACCCAGTTCAAGGGCGTGAACTGGGCCGACCCGCGCGACAACTTCGCGGACGACTACCTCCAGTTGTCCGGTCTGTCGACCAAGGACACCTACAGGCAGACCTACGCGAAGGCGACCCGGATCATCTCGGCGTTCCGCGCGAACCTCGGCGCCAACACCGTGCGGCTGCCGATCAACCCGTACACGGTCAACGGCGCGTACTGGAAGTCGTACCGCGGGGTCATCGACGCGGCCTCCGACCAGGGTTTCAAGGTCATCGTGTCCTACTGGGAGGGCACGGGTGACCGCAAGGACGGCTTCATCGACGACACGGCCACCTACTGGCCGATGTGGAAGACCGTCGTCAAGGCCTACAAGAACGACAAGCGCGTCTACTTCGAGCCGATGAACGAGCCGCACGGCTACACGGACACCGAGTGGGCCGACATAGCGGCGAAGTGGCTGACCAGGTACAAGTCGGTCCCCCGCAACCGGGTCTTCGTCAGCGGCGCCGGCTACAACGACCACGTGACCACGGTCTGCGCCGACCCCCGTCTCAAGGGCACGTACCTCTCCCTGCACCACTACGGGTTCTGGAAGGAGTACGCGACCTACGACCAGTGGGTGGCCGACCTCAAGGTCCGCATCGGCGACTGCGCCAACCGGACCGTGGCGGACGAGTTCGGCGCGCCGATGACCGACGGCCTGAACTACAACGTCAAGACCCCCGACAACAACTTCATCAACTACGTCCAGGCGGTCACGGACACCTTCCGCGAGCTGAAGATGGGCTCGGTGTACTGGCCGGGCCTGCGCACCGACGACACCTACTCGCTCCAGAAGCTCGTCGGCCCCGTCAACCGCCCCTGGCTGACCACCACCAACCAGTCCGGCGCGGACCGCCTCGCCTGGGCATGGGGCCGGGGCAAGCCGGTCAAGGGCTGA